A region of Planctomicrobium piriforme DNA encodes the following proteins:
- a CDS encoding tetratricopeptide repeat protein: MTAPSIPIRLTFALFLSLLVAQIAPAAGEGVTVVDPPQRLIVVAEKARSMAGNVPVQEVPRGTILSVTRANANWRYSADCNGWIHLRDTVPVEKAVALFTTQIEKDPSAVAYQLRGIAWMSHEQWAKAAQDFEKAYDLGESSTNLHYNLGNCYERLGETAAALEEYDSILKTYPDEFPTALARGNLLLQQDQFAAALRDLDLAVGLDAKSAEAHNSRGIALRMLGRFPEAIDAYSKSLELDPQRADALCNRGFARKRTGNDQAALVDYDAALKLAPTSNAIGNDLAWLLATSPDSTLRNPVRAIELAEAVCKSTDNKNGDYLDTLAAAYASAGRYAAAEETAKLAVTFLTGQPELPGVQARLAVYQQKKPFIDELPSQEKPAGTPTDNATDK; this comes from the coding sequence GTGACTGCACCCTCTATTCCGATTCGACTGACTTTTGCGCTCTTTCTCAGCCTGCTGGTTGCCCAGATTGCCCCTGCGGCAGGTGAGGGTGTGACGGTCGTTGACCCGCCGCAACGGCTCATCGTGGTCGCTGAGAAGGCGCGCTCGATGGCCGGAAATGTTCCCGTCCAGGAAGTTCCCCGAGGGACGATTCTCTCGGTCACCCGGGCGAACGCGAACTGGCGGTACTCGGCCGACTGCAACGGCTGGATTCATCTCCGCGACACGGTTCCCGTCGAGAAAGCCGTCGCTCTGTTCACCACGCAGATCGAGAAAGACCCATCGGCTGTTGCTTATCAACTCCGCGGAATTGCGTGGATGTCACACGAGCAATGGGCCAAAGCCGCACAGGATTTCGAAAAGGCCTACGACCTCGGGGAAAGCTCCACCAACCTGCACTACAATCTCGGGAACTGCTACGAGCGGCTGGGGGAAACAGCTGCCGCCCTTGAGGAGTACGACTCGATCCTGAAGACCTACCCCGACGAATTCCCCACCGCTCTCGCCCGTGGAAACCTGCTGTTGCAGCAAGACCAGTTTGCCGCCGCCCTGCGCGATCTCGATCTGGCGGTCGGTCTCGATGCGAAATCGGCAGAAGCCCACAATTCGCGCGGCATCGCCCTGCGAATGCTCGGCCGGTTCCCGGAAGCGATCGACGCCTACAGCAAGTCGCTGGAACTCGATCCGCAAAGAGCTGACGCCCTCTGCAATCGGGGCTTCGCCCGCAAACGGACAGGCAACGATCAGGCAGCCCTCGTCGATTACGACGCCGCGCTGAAACTGGCCCCCACATCCAACGCCATTGGCAATGACCTGGCCTGGCTGCTCGCCACTTCGCCGGATTCGACGCTCCGCAACCCGGTACGGGCCATCGAACTGGCGGAAGCGGTCTGTAAATCCACCGACAATAAAAACGGCGACTATCTGGATACCCTCGCCGCGGCCTATGCCAGTGCCGGCCGGTACGCGGCCGCTGAAGAGACTGCCAAACTCGCTGTGACCTTCCTGACCGGCCAACCCGAGTTGCCCGGCGTTCAGGCCCGGTTGGCGGTCTATCAACAGAAAAAGCCGTTCATCGACGAGTTGCCGTCGCAAGAGAAGCCGGCCGGAACTCCCACCGACAACGCGACAGACAAATAG